One window from the genome of Parasteatoda tepidariorum isolate YZ-2023 chromosome 8, CAS_Ptep_4.0, whole genome shotgun sequence encodes:
- the LOC107438358 gene encoding phosphatidylinositol 4-kinase type 2-beta isoform X1, with protein sequence MENTDMPITVKINDCLPDIALCPLNTSSASDSTLEGEPLINKMDSEPCCSVNIFPEDLEFTAVIREAEHAIIHGVIPERIYQGSSGSYFVKNVSSVKIGVFKPKDEEPYGRLNPKWTKWMHKICCPCCFGRSCLVPNQGYLSEAGASLVDQKLQLNIVPKTKVVRLVSESFNYSAIDKAKSRTKRNIVEKFPRYRCHFNRIGLPPKIGSFQLFVEGYQNADYWLRIFDSEALPEDSQKKFHLQFERLVVLDYIIRNTDRGNDNWLVKYVKVNEAGDGSGKILKPEIKIAAIDNGLAFPFKHPDSWRAYPFHWAWLPMARIPFSSETRDLILPQLSDMNFVQELCDDLYELFSIDRGFDRNIFEKQMSVMRGQILNLTQALKDAKSPLQLVQMPAVLIQKSQGRDKGRARSSSENFTQTFQSKSPFFSWC encoded by the coding sequence ACATGCCAATTACCGTAAAAATTAATGACTGCTTGCCAGACATAGCTTTATGTCCCTTGAATACATCAAGTGCTTCAGACAGCACACTTGAAGGAGAACccctaataaataaaatggattcTGAACCATGTTGCAGTGTGAATATTTTTCCTGAAGATCTTGAATTTACAGCCGTGATTCGAGAAGCAGAACATGCCATTATTCATGGGGTTATACCTGAGCGTATATACCAAGGTTCCAGTGGTAGTTATTTTGTAAAGAATGTAAGCAGTGTAAAAATTGGAGTATTTAAACCTAAAGATGAAGAACCTTATGGAAGATTAAATCCTAAATGGACCAAATGGATGCATAAAATCTGTTGTCCTTGCTGCTTTGGTCGAAGTTGTTTAGTACCCAATCAAGGTTATCTATCTGAAGCTGGAGCTTCCTTGGTAGATCAAAAGCTTCAGCTGAATATTGTTCCAAAAACGAAAGTTGTCCGGCTAGTTAGCGAATCTTTCAATTATTCTGCCATCGACAAAGCTAAATCGAGAACAAAGCGCAACATAGTTGAAAAGTTCCCGCGATATCGTTGCCACTTTAATCGCATTGGCTTGCCTCCTAAAATAGGATCTTTTCAATTGTTTGTAGAAGGTTATCAAAATGCTGATTATTGGTTGCGAATTTTTGATTCTGAGGCCCTGCCAGAAGATTCGCAAAAGAAATTCCATTTACAGTTTGAAAGATTAGTTGTCTTAGATTACATCATTCGAAACACTGATAGAGGAAATGATAATTGGCTTGTAAAATATGTCAAGGTTAATGAAGCAGGAGATGGTAGTGGCAAAATTCTAAAGCCTGAAATCAAAATAGCTGCCATAGATAATGGTTTGGCTTTTCCATTTAAACATCCAGACTCTTGGAGGGCTTATCCATTCCATTGGGCTTGGTTACCTATGGCAAGAATTCCTTTTTCATCTGAAACGAGAGATCTAATTTTACCCCAGTTATCTGATATGAATTTTGTTCAAGAGTTGTGTGATGACCTTTATGAATTGTTTAGTATAGACAGAGGATTCgacagaaatatatttgaaaagcaAATGTCTGTAATGAGAGGTCAGATTTTGAATTTGACTCAAGCTTTAAAGGATGCAAAATCTCCCCTTCAGTTAGTCCAAATGCCAGCAGTGCTGATTCAAAAAAGTCAAGGTAGGGATAAAGGTAGAGCTAGAAGCTCAAGTGAAAATTTTACTCAGACTTTTCAAAGTAAATCTCCATTTTTTTCCTGGTGTTGA
- the LOC107438358 gene encoding phosphatidylinositol 4-kinase type 2-beta isoform X2, whose protein sequence is MPITVKINDCLPDIALCPLNTSSASDSTLEGEPLINKMDSEPCCSVNIFPEDLEFTAVIREAEHAIIHGVIPERIYQGSSGSYFVKNVSSVKIGVFKPKDEEPYGRLNPKWTKWMHKICCPCCFGRSCLVPNQGYLSEAGASLVDQKLQLNIVPKTKVVRLVSESFNYSAIDKAKSRTKRNIVEKFPRYRCHFNRIGLPPKIGSFQLFVEGYQNADYWLRIFDSEALPEDSQKKFHLQFERLVVLDYIIRNTDRGNDNWLVKYVKVNEAGDGSGKILKPEIKIAAIDNGLAFPFKHPDSWRAYPFHWAWLPMARIPFSSETRDLILPQLSDMNFVQELCDDLYELFSIDRGFDRNIFEKQMSVMRGQILNLTQALKDAKSPLQLVQMPAVLIQKSQGRDKGRARSSSENFTQTFQSKSPFFSWC, encoded by the coding sequence ATGCCAATTACCGTAAAAATTAATGACTGCTTGCCAGACATAGCTTTATGTCCCTTGAATACATCAAGTGCTTCAGACAGCACACTTGAAGGAGAACccctaataaataaaatggattcTGAACCATGTTGCAGTGTGAATATTTTTCCTGAAGATCTTGAATTTACAGCCGTGATTCGAGAAGCAGAACATGCCATTATTCATGGGGTTATACCTGAGCGTATATACCAAGGTTCCAGTGGTAGTTATTTTGTAAAGAATGTAAGCAGTGTAAAAATTGGAGTATTTAAACCTAAAGATGAAGAACCTTATGGAAGATTAAATCCTAAATGGACCAAATGGATGCATAAAATCTGTTGTCCTTGCTGCTTTGGTCGAAGTTGTTTAGTACCCAATCAAGGTTATCTATCTGAAGCTGGAGCTTCCTTGGTAGATCAAAAGCTTCAGCTGAATATTGTTCCAAAAACGAAAGTTGTCCGGCTAGTTAGCGAATCTTTCAATTATTCTGCCATCGACAAAGCTAAATCGAGAACAAAGCGCAACATAGTTGAAAAGTTCCCGCGATATCGTTGCCACTTTAATCGCATTGGCTTGCCTCCTAAAATAGGATCTTTTCAATTGTTTGTAGAAGGTTATCAAAATGCTGATTATTGGTTGCGAATTTTTGATTCTGAGGCCCTGCCAGAAGATTCGCAAAAGAAATTCCATTTACAGTTTGAAAGATTAGTTGTCTTAGATTACATCATTCGAAACACTGATAGAGGAAATGATAATTGGCTTGTAAAATATGTCAAGGTTAATGAAGCAGGAGATGGTAGTGGCAAAATTCTAAAGCCTGAAATCAAAATAGCTGCCATAGATAATGGTTTGGCTTTTCCATTTAAACATCCAGACTCTTGGAGGGCTTATCCATTCCATTGGGCTTGGTTACCTATGGCAAGAATTCCTTTTTCATCTGAAACGAGAGATCTAATTTTACCCCAGTTATCTGATATGAATTTTGTTCAAGAGTTGTGTGATGACCTTTATGAATTGTTTAGTATAGACAGAGGATTCgacagaaatatatttgaaaagcaAATGTCTGTAATGAGAGGTCAGATTTTGAATTTGACTCAAGCTTTAAAGGATGCAAAATCTCCCCTTCAGTTAGTCCAAATGCCAGCAGTGCTGATTCAAAAAAGTCAAGGTAGGGATAAAGGTAGAGCTAGAAGCTCAAGTGAAAATTTTACTCAGACTTTTCAAAGTAAATCTCCATTTTTTTCCTGGTGTTGA